The following proteins come from a genomic window of bacterium:
- the rodA gene encoding rod shape-determining protein RodA: MSVGLDRRVVRNLDPILLGSTLALCVFGLVMVYSTTRYGPHPLVFVRSQMLHLVVGVVLAAAILLVDYRSFGSGARLLYVVNLALLAAVLVAGRSSLGAQRWIGLGPLGQFQPSEFAKLAIVITLARHLSERPGPYTSVRDLVPFLAHIAPPMLLIFRQPDLGTALVYAAIFAGMLYAGGARRRDLALLGVAGAGVTPLLWHVFKEYQRRRLLAFLDPALDPRGSGYGIIQSKIAVGSGMLWGKGLFAGTQNVLQFVPEHHTDFIFSVVGEELGFIGALLLLVLFYVWLARGLRAAAVARDRFGALMAVGIVSMVAFHVFVNIGMTVGIMPITGIPLPFISYGGSALMTMIWAAALLLNIAMRRQKILF, translated from the coding sequence GTGAGCGTGGGTCTCGATCGCCGGGTCGTCCGGAACCTGGATCCGATCCTGCTCGGTTCGACCCTGGCGCTCTGCGTGTTCGGCCTCGTCATGGTCTACAGCACGACGCGCTACGGACCGCATCCGCTCGTCTTCGTCCGGAGCCAGATGCTCCACCTGGTCGTCGGCGTGGTGCTGGCCGCGGCGATCCTCCTCGTCGATTACCGCTCGTTCGGCTCCGGCGCCCGCCTGTTGTACGTGGTAAACCTCGCGCTGCTGGCGGCGGTGCTGGTGGCCGGCCGATCCAGTCTCGGCGCCCAACGCTGGATCGGGCTCGGGCCGCTCGGGCAGTTCCAGCCGTCGGAGTTCGCCAAACTGGCCATCGTGATCACGCTCGCCCGGCATCTGTCCGAACGTCCGGGTCCGTACACCTCGGTCCGCGACCTCGTGCCGTTCCTGGCGCATATCGCGCCGCCCATGTTGCTGATCTTCCGGCAGCCGGACCTCGGGACCGCCCTTGTGTACGCGGCGATCTTCGCCGGGATGCTCTATGCCGGGGGCGCGCGGCGGCGGGATTTGGCGCTCCTCGGCGTCGCCGGCGCCGGGGTGACGCCGCTGCTCTGGCACGTGTTCAAGGAATATCAGCGGCGGCGGTTGCTCGCGTTCCTCGATCCGGCGCTCGACCCGCGCGGCTCCGGCTACGGTATCATCCAGTCCAAGATCGCGGTCGGCAGCGGGATGCTGTGGGGCAAGGGGCTCTTCGCCGGGACCCAAAACGTGCTGCAGTTCGTGCCGGAGCACCACACCGACTTCATCTTCTCAGTCGTCGGCGAGGAGCTCGGGTTCATCGGCGCCCTGCTACTGCTCGTGTTGTTCTACGTCTGGCTGGCGCGCGGGCTCCGCGCCGCCGCGGTGGCGCGGGATCGGTTCGGCGCGCTCATGGCCGTCGGGATCGTGTCCATGGTCGCATTCCACGTCTTCGTCAACATCGGGATGACGGTCGGGATCATGCCCATCACCGGCATTCCACTGCCGTTCATCAGTTACGGGGGCAGCGCGCTCATGACGATGATTTGGGCGGCGGCTCTACTGCTCAACATCGCGATGCGGCGGCAGAAGATCCTCTTCTAA